The genomic region TGCGCGCTTCGGGGTGCGGCACTGCATGTGGTCGATGCGGAAATGGACGATATGGCGGATCGGCCGGTTACTTTTCGGGAGAATGCCGCGCTGTCGGTTGGTGTGGCGCAGCATATTCTGAACGGGTGTGGGATGGTGTTGGCAGATGAGCAGTTGCGGGATGTGGTTTTGAATCTGGCTCTGCCCGGGCGCTTTGAGGTGGTGCGGAAGGCGTTGATTTTAGATGGTGCCCACAATCCGGATGCGGTTCGCGCATTGGTCCGCGATTTGCAATGCCTGTCGGATAAGTGGCGATTTGTGGTGGGTGTTAATCAGGGGCACGATGCACGGGGTATTTTGCAGGCGCTTTCGCCTCTGGCCGCCGAGGTTGTTTTGACGCAGTCGGCGCATCCAAAGGCCATTTCTGTGGCGCGTTTGAGATCGCTGGTTCCAGAGGGGCTGTGTGTGCGGTGTGAGACAGGGGGATTGGATTTTTTGACGGAGGTGTCCCGACAGCCTACGTGTGTACTCGGGTCGCTGTATCTGGTGGCGTTGGCGCGCGAGGTGCTGGATTTGCCCGGGGAGGCGGACAGTTTTGGCGAGGATGTGATTTTAGAGAGTTTGCGGTGTTTTGAGATCGCGTGTCGGCAGTTGGGCGTGGGGTATGAGGCGGTGTCGGCAGATGGCAATGTGATTCGGGTGGAGAGAGAGGGAAAGCCGCTGTATTTTTTGCGAAATAAACATCCGTTTAACGATTATGTTTCTGGAAAATTGGCAGAAGATAAGGGGTATCAATACGAGGTGTTTGGTCGGGCGAATATCACAGTGCCCAGGACGATGACGGTGTTCAATCCTCTATCTGACCAGCGGTTTGATCGATATAAGACACATGCTTCTGTTGCAGATATTGTGTGCGATGTGGTGCAACACATGTCTTTTCCGGTTGTGGTGAAACGCAATCGCGGATCTATGGCACGGGGCGTGTATTTGGAGACGAATGCAGAGGATTTGCATGCGCGCTTGCACGACTTGTGTGTGGAAAGTAGCCGATTGGATAATGTGTTGTTGATCCAGGCGTATGTTGAGGGGCCTGAGTATCGCATTGTGGGCAGTGAGGATGAGTTGCTGCTCGCATATCAAAAGCAAAATGATTCAGATATTGAGGGAGAGGATATCAATCCTCTGCATCGGGCGGGGGGCAGGGCAGTTGTGGTCGAGGATGAGGAATTATTGGAGGGTTTTCGCGCGTTGATACAGGCGTTAAATCAGGTGCTGGATTTGGGTTTTTATGCGATTGACTTGATCGCGAGTTCCAAGGGGCTTTTTGTTTTGGAAGTGAATCCCAATCCCATATGTCACTTTTACAATGCGGATAATGGTCGAGGCGATTTTGTGCAGATTTATCGGTATCTGATAAGAAAATATTTGCTGGGAGGTGAGGATTAGATCTCTACCGGGACGATTTTGCGCGTTTTCGGCTGATATACCATGCCTGTAAGTAATTTTTCGAGTGTGTTGGTGACGCGGAAGACAATGCGATTTTTGCCCTGTTTGAGATGGGCTGTTTTTCCAGTCCAGCAATAGGGCGCCCAGGCGCATACACCCAAAGACTGGCCGTTGATTGTTATTTCAACGATGTCGTCGAGGTTTTTCACGGTGCGTTCGAGGTCTATTTTGAAATGCGCGGTTTTGGGCAGGGTTTTGAAATCGATGTCCCGGGTGTATGACACGGTGCCAGCATAGAAGGGCAGTCCCTGCGCTTTGAGGTCAAAAATTGGACCGCTATCTTGAAGGGGTGTTAGTTTGGGATATACGCTGCGCCAGGATTTGACCTGAAAACGTCCAAAGAGATACAGGGCATCGAGGAGGCCATCACCTGGACTGTTGACTTCCACGCGGATGGCGATCACATTTTTGCCTTTGTTTATGCGTTGCCCCACGGAACACGTCGCGTTGGCGTGATCGAATCGGAAGGTGGGACGAAAAGCATTGCTCGGCAATTTGGAACCGTTGATGTAGATCTGATGCTCTCCCTGAATAGCACTTCGGTCCATGACCAGAGAGAGTTTAGTGGGGACAATGTCTGCGATAAAGGTTGTTCGGTACCAACAAATCGTTTTTTCTTCTGAATCGTCAAAAGGTTGTGGGCGCGTTTCGGACCATCTGCTATCGCTATAAGTCGGTTGATGCCAGCCCTGGCGTTTGCCTGTGTTAGACGGGTCGAATTTTGTTTTGAATTTGTCCAGACGCAGTGCGTTATCTTCTTCTGGGTCAACTTTCCAGTGGCCTGTTAAATTGAGTTTGAGCGTTTCTACCGGAGGCTCTTCTTTTTTTGTTTTTGCAGGGCCTGTTACGATCATGTGTGATTGCAGCCGATCAAAGGAGAGGTCGATGCGGCTCATTTCTCCGGTGGATTTGACCTCAAGAGGTGTGCGTTTGCCCGTTTCTAAATCCCATTTTTCTATTTGTCCACTGGATGGGGGTATATAAATTTGCGTTGTAACAGGCGAATTTCCCCGATTGGAAAAAAAGAATATGTGGTGCTTTTCATCTGTGCGGTGGTGATATTGTATTGCATCGGCGTTTTTCCCGTCTGACATAATGCGTACTCGCCGGGGCAGAATTTCGTCGAGCAGGCGTTCCAGCATGAATGTCGCCTGATTTTTTTCTACAGTACCCCCCGTACGGATAAACATGAAGTTGTCTCGACTCAGCAGGTGGACGCCCGATTCATGGCCGGTGTAATCGCGAATCATTCGCCCCGGTTCCATGTCGGTCAACCGCGAAAATCCCTCGACGATTGATGCGCCCTCTTGAATA from Gemmatimonadota bacterium harbors:
- a CDS encoding Mur ligase family protein, producing MNYFRSNRFLNTLPDWETGEPIEGSLENYLPRVRALLHRMDNPQVRFDSVIVGGTNGKGTVSYLLAELLRAAGFRVGLYTSPHLHTVRERICVDGEVLARDVWAKGVAHFYEKSRDFEREGWGAFSKFEALTVLATHHFARANVDWAVFEVGLGGQFDATNAWDSKVAVLTAIHLDHTDVLGNTLREIAADKVHIVRSGRPLFTGSGQAPEVLKLLERECALRGAALHVVDAEMDDMADRPVTFRENAALSVGVAQHILNGCGMVLADEQLRDVVLNLALPGRFEVVRKALILDGAHNPDAVRALVRDLQCLSDKWRFVVGVNQGHDARGILQALSPLAAEVVLTQSAHPKAISVARLRSLVPEGLCVRCETGGLDFLTEVSRQPTCVLGSLYLVALAREVLDLPGEADSFGEDVILESLRCFEIACRQLGVGYEAVSADGNVIRVEREGKPLYFLRNKHPFNDYVSGKLAEDKGYQYEVFGRANITVPRTMTVFNPLSDQRFDRYKTHASVADIVCDVVQHMSFPVVVKRNRGSMARGVYLETNAEDLHARLHDLCVESSRLDNVLLIQAYVEGPEYRIVGSEDELLLAYQKQNDSDIEGEDINPLHRAGGRAVVVEDEELLEGFRALIQALNQVLDLGFYAIDLIASSKGLFVLEVNPNPICHFYNADNGRGDFVQIYRYLIRKYLLGGED